One Rhineura floridana isolate rRhiFlo1 chromosome 14, rRhiFlo1.hap2, whole genome shotgun sequence genomic region harbors:
- the GATM gene encoding glycine amidinotransferase, mitochondrial: MLRVRCLRGGSRGAEAVHYIGSRLGRAFTGWVQRTFQSTQAAAASQTTCAIADDNNKAPEAVPEDCPVCSYNEWDPLEEVIVGRAENACVPPFSVEVKANTYEKYWGFYQKYGGQSFPEDHVKKAIAEIEEMCNILKMEGVIVKRPEPLDWSTKYKTPDFESTGMYAAMPRDILLVIGNEIIEAPMAWRARFFEYRAYRPIIKDYFRRGAKWTTAPKPTMADELYDQDYPIRTVEDRHKLAAQGKFVTTEFEPCFDAADFIRAGRDIFVQRSQVTNYLGIEWMRRHLASEYRVHTISFKDPNPMHIDATFNIVGPGLVLSNPDRPCNEIDLFRKAGWTVVHPPLPLIPDDHPLWMSSKWLSMNVLMLDEKRVMVDANEMSIHKLFESLGISTVKVNIRHANSLGGGFHCWTCDIRRRGTLKSYFD, from the exons ATGCTGCGTGTGCGGTGCTTGCGAGGAGGGAGCCGGGGGGCCGAAGCCGTGCATTACATCGGGTCTAGG cttggAAGAGCCTTCACAGGATGGGTGCAGCGAACTTTCCAGAGCACCCAGGCGGCTGCAGCCTCCCAGACCACCTGTGCTATTGCTGATGACAATAACAAGGCCCCTGAAGCTGTTCCCGAAGATTGCCCCGTCTGCTCATACAATGAATGGGACCCACTTGAGGAAGTCATTGTGGGGAGAGCCGAAAATGCCTGTGTTCCTCCTTTTTCTGTTGAGGTCAAG GCCAACACCTATGAGAAGTACTGGGGTTTTTATCAGAAGTATGGAGGCCAGAGCTTCCCTGAGGATCATGTAAAGAAAGCTATTGCCGAAATTGAAGAGATGTGCAATATTCTGAAGATGGAAGGAGTGATTGTGAAGAGGCCAGAGCCACTTGATTGGTCGACCAAATATAAAACTCCTGACTTTGAATCTACTG GGATGTACGCAGCCATGCCAAGagacattttgctggtaattGGGAATGAAATCATCGAAGCTCCTATGGCCTGGCGTGCCCGTTTCTTTGAATACAGAGCCTACCGGCCCATAATTAAAGACTACTTTCGCCGTGGGGCCAAATGGACAACTGCACCAAAGCCCACCATGGCCGATGAACTGTATGACCAG GATTACCCCATCCGCACAGTGGAAGACAGGCACAAGCTGGCTGCACAGGGTAAATTTGTCACAACTGAATTTGAGCCTTGCTTTGATGCTGCTGACTTCATAAGAGCTGGGAGAGACATCTTTGTGCAAAGAAGCCAG GTTACTAACTACTTGGGTATTGAGTGGATGCGAAGACACCTTGCATCAGAATACAGAGTGCATACCATCTCTTTCAAAGACCCCAACCCCATGCACATCGATGCCACGTTCAATATCGTTGGGCCGGGCCTCGTGCTTTCTAACCCAGATCGCCCATGTAATGAG ATTGATCTCTTCAGGAAGGCAGGCTGGACAGTCGTTCATCCTCCGTTGCCCCTTATCCCCGATG ACCACCCACTATGGATGTCCTCCAAATGGCTCTCCATGAATGTCCTGATGCTGGATGAAAAACGTGTGATGGTGGATGCCAATGAAATGTCAATCCACAAGCTGTTTGAAAGTCTAG